One window of Alteriqipengyuania lutimaris genomic DNA carries:
- a CDS encoding SDR family oxidoreductase, translating to MKLTDLFGLEGKIALVTGGSRGIGKMIVEGLLEAGCARVYIVARKKEQVDDTSAELGDKVIGLVGDLSQMDGIQKLADEIASREDKLDILVNNAGAAWGEPFEDFTEAGWHRTMDLNLKTPFFLTQKLHGLLKAAATEERPAKVLMIASIDGMKSNPWETYPYQASKAGLIHLTRRMAARLIKDDIVVNGIGPGAFPSAMNRAARDSEDIVKRGIPSRRVGVTEDMAAGAIYLLSRAGDYVVGTTIPIDGGVVNANVSGNFVDPGGE from the coding sequence ATGAAACTCACCGACCTTTTCGGTCTCGAAGGCAAGATCGCGCTGGTTACCGGCGGTTCGCGCGGTATCGGCAAGATGATCGTCGAAGGCCTGCTGGAGGCAGGCTGCGCGCGCGTGTACATCGTGGCCCGCAAGAAGGAGCAGGTCGACGACACCAGCGCCGAACTGGGCGACAAGGTCATCGGCCTCGTCGGCGATTTGTCGCAGATGGACGGCATCCAGAAGCTGGCGGACGAGATCGCGAGCCGCGAGGACAAGCTGGACATCCTGGTCAACAACGCCGGTGCCGCCTGGGGCGAGCCGTTCGAGGATTTCACCGAGGCCGGCTGGCACCGCACGATGGACCTCAACCTCAAGACGCCCTTCTTCCTCACGCAGAAGCTGCACGGCCTGCTCAAGGCGGCGGCGACCGAAGAGCGTCCGGCCAAGGTGCTGATGATCGCCAGCATCGACGGGATGAAGAGCAACCCTTGGGAAACCTACCCTTACCAGGCGAGCAAGGCGGGCCTCATCCACCTGACGCGGCGCATGGCCGCGCGCCTCATCAAGGACGATATCGTCGTCAACGGCATCGGCCCTGGCGCCTTCCCGAGCGCGATGAACCGCGCGGCGCGCGACAGCGAGGATATCGTCAAGCGCGGCATCCCTTCGCGCCGCGTCGGCGTGACCGAGGATATGGCGGCAGGCGCGATCTACCTGCTGAGCCGGGCGGGCGATTACGTGGTCGGCACCACGATCCCGATCGACGGCGGCGTGGTCAACGCCAATGTCTCGGGCAATTTCGTCGATCCCGGCGGCGAGTGA
- a CDS encoding SspB family protein, with protein MTDDAPDSLIPYDQIVQEALRAVVGSVLGEIEAGGGTLPGNHHFYITFKTGVPGVEIPDHLRARFPDEMTIVLQNKFWDLNVTDVGFSVGLSFNKISSHLMVPFAAITAFVDPAVDFGLQFQAAAAEEPPTKTDPAENDGADDAEREGGETVGTNEDGSNVVTVDFGRKK; from the coding sequence ATGACTGACGACGCACCCGACAGCCTGATCCCCTACGACCAGATCGTGCAGGAGGCCCTGCGCGCCGTGGTCGGCAGCGTGCTGGGCGAGATCGAGGCGGGCGGCGGCACGCTGCCCGGCAACCACCATTTCTACATCACCTTCAAGACCGGTGTGCCCGGGGTCGAGATTCCCGACCACCTGCGCGCGCGCTTCCCGGACGAGATGACCATCGTGCTCCAGAACAAGTTCTGGGACCTTAACGTGACCGACGTCGGCTTTTCGGTGGGGCTGAGCTTCAACAAGATCTCCTCGCACCTCATGGTGCCCTTCGCCGCGATCACCGCCTTCGTCGATCCGGCGGTCGATTTCGGCCTGCAGTTCCAGGCGGCGGCCGCCGAAGAGCCTCCCACGAAGACCGATCCGGCCGAGAACGACGGTGCCGACGACGCGGAACGCGAGGGCGGCGAAACCGTTGGAACGAACGAGGACGGCTCGAATGTCGTCACGGTCGATTTCGGCCGCAAGAAATAA
- the gmk gene encoding guanylate kinase, translating into MAEASRTDPDTLHRRGLMFILSSPSGAGKTTISNMLLEADPAIMLSVSATTRPMRKGEEDGVHYHFVDDAEFDRLLEEDGFYEWAHVFGHRYGTPKGHIRSALKDGQDFLFDIDWQGTQQLYQKDQQDVVRVFILPPSLEELQRRLTGRGTDSAEVIAARMDRARAEISHWDGYDYVVVNDDVDACFAKVREILEAERMKRQRQTGLIDFVRNLMR; encoded by the coding sequence ATGGCCGAAGCTTCCCGCACCGATCCCGATACCCTGCACCGCCGGGGGCTGATGTTCATCCTGTCCTCCCCCTCGGGCGCAGGCAAGACGACGATTTCCAACATGTTGCTGGAGGCCGATCCGGCGATCATGCTGTCGGTCTCCGCCACCACGCGCCCCATGCGCAAGGGCGAGGAGGACGGGGTGCATTACCACTTCGTCGACGATGCGGAGTTCGACCGCCTGCTGGAAGAAGACGGCTTCTACGAATGGGCCCATGTCTTCGGCCATCGCTACGGCACGCCCAAGGGCCATATCCGCAGCGCGCTGAAGGACGGGCAGGACTTCCTCTTCGACATCGACTGGCAGGGCACGCAGCAGCTCTACCAGAAGGACCAGCAGGACGTGGTACGGGTCTTCATCCTGCCGCCGAGCCTCGAGGAACTGCAGCGCAGGCTGACCGGACGCGGCACCGACAGCGCCGAGGTAATCGCGGCCCGGATGGACCGCGCCCGTGCGGAAATCAGCCACTGGGACGGCTACGACTACGTCGTCGTCAACGACGATGTCGACGCATGCTTCGCCAAGGTGCGCGAAATCCTCGAAGCAGAGCGGATGAAGCGCCAGCGCCAGACCGGCCTGATCGATTTCGTGCGCAATCTGATGCGCTAG
- the hisA gene encoding 1-(5-phosphoribosyl)-5-[(5-phosphoribosylamino)methylideneamino]imidazole-4-carboxamide isomerase, with amino-acid sequence MPVIIFPAIDLKGGQVVRLAEGDMDRATVYGDDPGEQAARFAMAGASWLHVVDLDGAFAGEPVNAHAVEAILRRFPGKVQLGGGIRTREGAERWLELGVARIVIGTAALKDPKLVKALAADHPGKVVVAVDARDGMVATEGWASVSDLAVEDLARRFEDAGVAALLFTDIGRDGLLKGCNVEATLALAKAQSLPVIASGGVAGIEDIRALAPHAKDGIEGVITGRALYDGRLDLAEALRVGAMV; translated from the coding sequence GTGCCAGTGATCATCTTCCCCGCCATCGACCTCAAGGGCGGCCAGGTCGTCCGCCTCGCCGAGGGCGATATGGACCGCGCGACCGTCTACGGCGACGATCCGGGCGAACAGGCCGCGCGCTTCGCGATGGCCGGTGCGAGCTGGCTGCATGTCGTCGACCTCGACGGAGCTTTCGCAGGCGAGCCGGTCAATGCGCATGCGGTCGAAGCCATCCTGCGCCGCTTCCCCGGCAAGGTCCAGCTGGGCGGCGGAATCCGCACGCGCGAAGGCGCGGAGCGGTGGCTGGAGCTGGGCGTGGCGCGGATCGTGATCGGAACCGCGGCGCTCAAGGACCCCAAACTGGTCAAGGCGCTCGCGGCGGATCATCCGGGCAAGGTCGTGGTCGCGGTCGATGCGCGCGACGGCATGGTCGCGACCGAGGGCTGGGCGAGCGTCTCCGACTTGGCCGTAGAAGACCTTGCGCGCCGGTTCGAGGATGCGGGCGTCGCCGCGCTGCTGTTCACCGATATCGGCCGCGACGGCCTGCTCAAGGGCTGCAATGTCGAGGCGACGCTGGCGCTGGCCAAGGCGCAATCGCTACCCGTGATCGCCAGCGGCGGCGTCGCGGGGATCGAGGATATCCGCGCGCTCGCGCCCCACGCGAAGGACGGGATCGAAGGCGTGATTACCGGTCGCGCGCTCTACGACGGGCGGCTCGACCTCGCCGAGGCGCTGCGGGTGGGAGCGATGGTTTGA
- the hisH gene encoding imidazole glycerol phosphate synthase subunit HisH, whose protein sequence is MAETVALIDYGAGNLHSVDNALARVGAKVQLVADGDALAKAERIVLPGVGAFGACYEGLARLPDMIEALESRVLRDGVPFLGICVGMQLLATRGLEHGETPGLGWIGGEVRALEPSEHVKVPHMGWNDVVVADDASGLVHPGEAYFLHSYAIDVADEAHVAARTDHGGSVTAAVARDNILGVQFHPEKSQAYGLALLERFLKWRP, encoded by the coding sequence GTGGCTGAGACTGTCGCGCTGATCGATTACGGCGCGGGCAACCTGCATTCGGTCGACAACGCGCTGGCCCGGGTCGGCGCGAAAGTGCAGCTCGTGGCCGATGGCGATGCGCTCGCGAAGGCGGAGCGGATCGTGCTGCCCGGCGTGGGCGCGTTCGGGGCGTGCTACGAGGGGCTCGCGAGGCTGCCGGACATGATCGAGGCGCTGGAGAGCCGCGTGCTGCGCGATGGCGTGCCCTTCCTCGGCATCTGCGTCGGCATGCAACTGCTCGCGACCCGCGGGCTCGAGCATGGCGAGACGCCGGGCCTCGGCTGGATCGGCGGCGAGGTGCGGGCGCTGGAGCCGTCCGAACACGTGAAGGTGCCGCACATGGGCTGGAACGATGTGGTCGTGGCCGACGATGCGAGCGGGCTGGTCCATCCGGGCGAGGCCTATTTCCTGCATTCCTACGCCATCGATGTCGCGGACGAAGCGCATGTCGCAGCGCGCACCGACCATGGCGGATCGGTGACGGCGGCGGTAGCGCGCGACAATATCCTCGGCGTGCAGTTCCACCCGGAAAAGAGCCAGGCCTACGGGCTGGCGCTGCTCGAGAGGTTTTTGAAGTGGCGACCGTGA
- a CDS encoding acyl-CoA dehydrogenase family protein: MPLYYDDDQAMLADSASDFIREEGAIAKQLRHWRDRDCKDGFGHGLWEQFGEMGFTGILLPEEDGGLGMGQVEANIVLEEIGANLTPSPFLSSSVLAATALKHGSDDTRGRWLPDLVAGKNVYAVAIDEGPKHRPETIACKAEKSGNGFKLSGKKDFVVYGASAEMIVVAARTSGSDSDVDGITLFAVPQDANGMSHDSARLVDSSMASHITFDGVELDGDAVIGEVDGGREILNAMLRAGRVGAAAEGVGVARGAMDMTVDYLKQRKQFGKLIGEFQALQHRAAHLYSEVEIARAVTIKAAQLVDAGSEKADLMTSVAKAKVAKAAGLAVKEGVQMHGGIGMTDEYDIGLYMKRDRALQEFLGDMYYHAGRVAELSGY, encoded by the coding sequence ATGCCACTTTATTACGACGACGATCAGGCGATGCTGGCCGACAGCGCCAGCGATTTCATCCGCGAAGAGGGCGCGATCGCGAAGCAGCTGCGCCATTGGCGCGACCGCGACTGCAAGGACGGGTTCGGCCACGGACTGTGGGAGCAGTTCGGCGAAATGGGCTTCACCGGCATCCTGCTGCCCGAAGAGGACGGCGGGCTCGGCATGGGCCAGGTCGAGGCGAACATCGTGCTCGAGGAAATCGGCGCGAACCTCACCCCGTCGCCTTTCCTCAGCTCCTCGGTTCTTGCTGCCACCGCGCTCAAGCACGGCAGCGACGACACGCGCGGTCGCTGGCTGCCCGATCTGGTCGCGGGCAAGAACGTCTACGCCGTCGCGATCGACGAAGGCCCCAAGCACCGGCCCGAGACAATCGCCTGCAAGGCTGAGAAGTCGGGCAACGGCTTCAAACTGAGCGGCAAGAAAGACTTCGTGGTCTATGGCGCCAGTGCCGAGATGATCGTGGTCGCCGCGCGGACCTCGGGCAGCGACAGCGATGTGGACGGCATTACGCTGTTCGCGGTGCCGCAGGACGCGAACGGAATGAGCCACGACAGCGCGCGGCTGGTCGACAGCTCGATGGCGAGCCACATCACGTTCGACGGGGTGGAGCTTGATGGCGACGCCGTGATCGGCGAGGTCGACGGCGGGCGCGAGATTCTGAACGCCATGCTGCGCGCAGGCCGCGTCGGCGCGGCGGCGGAAGGCGTGGGCGTCGCGCGCGGCGCGATGGACATGACGGTCGACTACCTCAAGCAGCGCAAGCAGTTCGGCAAGCTGATCGGCGAATTCCAGGCCCTCCAGCACCGCGCCGCGCACCTCTATTCCGAAGTCGAGATCGCCCGCGCGGTGACCATCAAGGCCGCGCAGCTGGTCGACGCGGGCAGCGAGAAGGCGGACCTGATGACCTCGGTCGCCAAGGCGAAGGTCGCCAAGGCGGCGGGCCTCGCGGTCAAGGAAGGCGTGCAGATGCACGGCGGCATCGGCATGACCGACGAATACGACATCGGCCTCTACATGAAACGTGACCGCGCGCTGCAGGAGTTCCTCGGCGACATGTACTACCACGCGGGCCGCGTGGCGGAGTTGAGCGGGTATTGA
- the hisB gene encoding imidazoleglycerol-phosphate dehydratase HisB encodes MRTGLIERDTQETRIRVAVNLDGTGTYDVHTGIGFLDHMVEQFSKHSLIDVEMRVDGDLHVDQHHTTEDSAIALGQALSDALGDKGGIARYGQAFSPMDETLARVALDISGRPYCVWRAGFSQPRLGEWDTELIEHWFGSVAQTAGLTLHIELLYGSNNHHICEAIYKGFARAMRQAVEIDPRKGGAVPSTKGILGG; translated from the coding sequence ATGCGCACAGGACTGATCGAGCGAGACACCCAGGAAACCCGGATCCGCGTCGCGGTGAATCTGGACGGCACGGGCACTTACGACGTCCATACCGGGATCGGCTTTCTCGATCACATGGTGGAGCAGTTCTCGAAGCATTCGCTGATCGATGTCGAGATGCGCGTCGACGGCGACCTGCATGTCGACCAGCACCACACGACCGAGGACAGCGCGATCGCGCTGGGCCAGGCGCTGTCCGATGCGCTGGGCGACAAGGGCGGCATCGCGCGTTACGGCCAGGCCTTCTCGCCGATGGACGAGACGCTGGCGCGCGTGGCGCTCGATATCTCGGGCCGGCCCTACTGCGTCTGGCGGGCAGGCTTCAGCCAGCCCCGGCTGGGCGAATGGGACACCGAACTGATCGAGCACTGGTTCGGTTCGGTCGCGCAGACCGCGGGCCTGACCCTGCATATCGAGCTGCTCTATGGCAGCAACAACCACCATATCTGCGAGGCGATCTACAAGGGCTTCGCGCGCGCCATGCGCCAGGCGGTCGAGATCGATCCGCGCAAGGGCGGGGCGGTGCCCAGCACCAAGGGGATCCTTGGTGGCTGA
- the hisF gene encoding imidazole glycerol phosphate synthase subunit HisF — MTVRVRVIPCLDVAEGRVVKGVNFVDLRDAGDPVEQAHAYDLAGADELCFLDISASHEGRATLVDIVRRTAEVCFMPLTVGGGVRSVEDARALLLAGADKVAINSAAVARPELVGEIAQRMGSQCVVASVDARRVVSPSRPAHSEPVEGSHFSSEEKDGASTSSARAGLGKWEIYTHGGRRATGIDALEHATKLAQLGAGELLVTSMDRDGTKDGYDLELTRMIADAVDVPVIASGGVGTLDHMVAGVRDGHASAVLAASIFHFGQHTIAQAQGALRDAGLPARHPEPPFAARG; from the coding sequence ATGACCGTCCGCGTCCGCGTCATCCCCTGTCTCGACGTGGCCGAGGGCCGCGTGGTCAAGGGCGTCAACTTCGTCGATCTACGCGATGCGGGCGATCCGGTCGAGCAGGCGCATGCCTACGACCTCGCCGGGGCGGACGAGCTGTGCTTCCTCGACATTTCTGCCAGTCACGAAGGGCGCGCGACATTGGTCGATATCGTCCGGCGTACGGCCGAGGTCTGCTTCATGCCGCTTACCGTGGGCGGCGGCGTGCGCAGCGTCGAGGATGCGCGTGCGCTGCTGCTGGCGGGAGCGGACAAGGTCGCGATCAATTCGGCCGCCGTGGCGCGGCCTGAGCTGGTGGGCGAGATCGCGCAGCGCATGGGCAGCCAGTGCGTTGTGGCGAGCGTGGATGCCAGAAGGGTGGTATCCCCCTCCCGACCCGCTCACTCTGAGCCTGTCGAAGGGTCGCACTTTTCTTCCGAAGAAAAGGACGGTGCTTCGACAAGCTCAGCACGAGCGGGATTGGGTAAGTGGGAGATATATACCCATGGCGGCCGCCGCGCGACCGGGATCGACGCGCTCGAGCACGCCACGAAGCTGGCGCAGCTGGGCGCGGGCGAACTGCTCGTCACCTCGATGGATCGCGACGGGACCAAGGATGGCTACGACCTCGAACTGACCCGGATGATCGCCGATGCGGTCGATGTGCCAGTGATCGCCAGCGGCGGGGTCGGTACGCTCGATCACATGGTCGCCGGCGTGCGCGATGGCCATGCGAGCGCCGTGCTCGCCGCCAGCATCTTTCACTTCGGGCAGCATACCATCGCGCAGGCGCAGGGCGCGCTGCGCGATGCAGGCCTGCCCGCGCGCCACCCGGAACCACCCTTCGCAGCGCGCGGTTGA